A portion of the Desulfuromonadaceae bacterium genome contains these proteins:
- a CDS encoding DUF1049 domain-containing protein, which translates to MKQTKLFVSLILLGVVLLFVMQNLAAVELTFLVWSVSLSQALLLLLVFVCGLTIGVLLTTLAGRKTKNTPPDKY; encoded by the coding sequence ATGAAGCAAACAAAATTGTTCGTCAGTCTGATCCTGCTTGGTGTGGTGCTGCTCTTCGTTATGCAGAATCTCGCCGCCGTCGAACTGACATTTCTTGTGTGGAGCGTTTCGCTCTCGCAGGCCCTGCTGCTTTTGCTTGTCTTCGTTTGCGGCCTGACCATCGGTGTCCTCTTGACCACCCTGGCCGGACGCAAAACAAAGAATACGCCGCCGGATAAATACTGA
- a CDS encoding FAD-dependent oxidoreductase gives MAEVVFSSWGRNIVDNRAGGDADLASLKVRLPESYLTEGKVGAFIGWDGLVVMDKTTDVVTLVAAYMQRVQENYCCAKCSPGRKGTRVLQDTLKRIISGQGKEQDLDALEAAATLLEHCKCTLCMTSAVPVRDSLKYFRDDYRAYLRGERSSTPAKAYRGKLTAPCIDKCPAHIDIPSYIEEIKEYRHVEALGSIRRNMPIPAVCGRVCPHPCETACRRALVDEPVSIMVLKRVASDHEWMHHHQPPMAPKNPTGKKVIVVGAGPAGLTCAYYLALEGHKVKIIDMLTEPGGTVAVGIPDYRMPRPLLQREADIISALGVEIEYGVKLGRDVSLRELKAQYDAIFLGTGAFKSKPMGVEGEDQGYEGFSEGGIHYLRAVALGEGMVTSKRVIVVGGGNTAIDCVRVALREGAEASILVYRRTRKEMPAESYEVDDAEEENVQFEFLRNPTRLITENNKVVGVEVIKMELGEPDDSGRRRPQEVPGSEYVIPCDLVIPAIGQDPDLSYLEDGDCGINQTRWNSIVTKGGTMMTDNEGVFAGGDCEYGAMTVVVAVGHGRRAARAMHRYLTEGKAYLDEEDAMEDVINNLGVFDKNEQIGILGGLHRQHQPKVTGAERAQNYDEIELAMPESQAVREAERCLRCYRVGMVAVND, from the coding sequence TTGGCTGAGGTCGTTTTTTCCAGCTGGGGAAGAAATATTGTTGATAACCGCGCCGGTGGCGACGCTGACCTGGCGTCATTGAAGGTTCGTTTGCCCGAGAGCTATCTCACCGAGGGCAAGGTCGGCGCGTTTATTGGTTGGGATGGTCTGGTGGTCATGGATAAAACCACTGATGTCGTGACTCTGGTTGCCGCGTACATGCAGCGGGTGCAGGAGAATTACTGCTGCGCCAAGTGCTCGCCCGGAAGAAAAGGGACGCGGGTTTTGCAGGACACGCTGAAGCGGATCATCTCCGGGCAGGGGAAGGAACAGGATCTCGATGCGCTTGAAGCAGCGGCTACATTGCTGGAACATTGCAAGTGCACGCTCTGCATGACATCGGCGGTGCCGGTACGCGATTCGCTGAAATATTTCCGTGACGACTATCGTGCCTACCTCCGTGGCGAACGCAGCTCCACCCCGGCCAAGGCGTATCGCGGCAAATTGACTGCGCCGTGCATTGACAAATGTCCCGCACATATCGATATCCCTTCCTACATCGAAGAAATCAAGGAATACCGCCATGTTGAAGCCCTCGGCAGCATTCGGCGCAACATGCCGATTCCGGCAGTTTGCGGTCGGGTCTGCCCGCATCCGTGCGAGACGGCTTGTCGGCGTGCGCTGGTCGATGAGCCGGTCAGCATCATGGTCCTCAAGCGGGTTGCTTCCGACCACGAGTGGATGCACCATCATCAACCACCGATGGCGCCGAAAAACCCGACCGGGAAAAAGGTGATAGTGGTTGGCGCTGGACCAGCTGGCTTGACCTGTGCCTACTATCTCGCCCTTGAAGGGCATAAAGTCAAAATTATCGATATGCTTACCGAGCCCGGCGGCACCGTCGCGGTTGGAATTCCTGACTACCGGATGCCGCGTCCGCTGTTGCAGCGCGAGGCTGACATTATCAGCGCGCTGGGGGTCGAGATTGAGTATGGTGTCAAACTCGGACGGGATGTTTCCCTGCGGGAGCTCAAGGCGCAGTACGATGCCATCTTCCTCGGTACTGGCGCGTTCAAATCGAAGCCGATGGGGGTCGAGGGCGAAGACCAGGGTTACGAAGGCTTTTCCGAAGGCGGTATCCATTATCTGCGTGCGGTCGCTCTGGGTGAGGGGATGGTCACGTCGAAGCGGGTCATCGTTGTCGGTGGCGGCAATACCGCAATTGACTGCGTGCGGGTCGCCCTGCGCGAAGGAGCGGAGGCGTCGATTCTGGTCTACCGCCGGACACGGAAGGAAATGCCGGCCGAGTCGTACGAAGTTGATGATGCCGAAGAAGAGAATGTCCAGTTTGAGTTTCTGCGTAACCCGACCCGGCTGATCACTGAAAACAACAAGGTGGTGGGGGTCGAGGTGATCAAGATGGAACTTGGCGAGCCGGATGACTCGGGACGACGGCGTCCGCAGGAAGTTCCCGGCAGTGAATATGTCATTCCCTGTGATCTGGTTATTCCGGCGATCGGTCAGGACCCTGACCTCTCCTATCTGGAAGATGGCGATTGCGGCATCAACCAGACCCGCTGGAACAGCATTGTGACCAAGGGCGGGACGATGATGACTGACAACGAAGGTGTCTTTGCTGGCGGTGATTGCGAGTACGGAGCCATGACTGTCGTTGTTGCGGTCGGTCACGGTCGCCGTGCAGCGCGGGCAATGCATCGCTACCTCACCGAGGGGAAAGCGTATCTCGATGAAGAAGACGCCATGGAAGACGTGATCAACAATCTTGGTGTGTTCGACAAGAATGAGCAGATTGGCATTCTCGGTGGGCTACATCGTCAGCATCAGCCAAAGGTTACTGGTGCCGAACGGGCGCAAAATTACGACGAGATTGAATTGGCCATGCCGGAAAGCCAGGCGGTGCGCGAAGCTGAGCGATGCCTGCGCTGCTACCGGGTGGGAATGGTTGCGGTTAACGACTGA
- a CDS encoding bifunctional homocysteine S-methyltransferase/methylenetetrahydrofolate reductase, whose amino-acid sequence MSLLNFSPRSVEFLERLNTQVIVGDGAMGTLLYSRGVPLDVNFEQLNLRDPHLVRRAHEDYLAAGAQLIETNTFGANRLRLLASGLAEQTVEINRVGAALARQAAGEHRFVAGSVGPLPRLREDDDETVGDRTQEVLREQMTALADGGIDLFLLETFAKLEDLETALAIAHELGLPAVAQLAFLEAGRTRDGVTATAAARALSAAGAAVIGANCGSGPQGIIRVVEDLAAACTLPLSAFPNSGFPQYVDGRNIYLATPEYFAARGRDLVAHGVALIGGCCGTTPAHIAALATAVAALTPLRTQVARLPVERSAAPVAVAPVEPRRNFLAAWGERPVVTVELDPPRGLDCHKVLAGAQLLADAGVDAISIAENPLARIRLGNIALAREIQQRCKVETIVHITGRDRNLIGLHADLMGAHLLGLRNILAVTGDPVAVGGEAGATGVFDLNSVGLLELLAALNNGCDLMGNTLGGRTSFQPGAAFNPNPENLAGQLHKLKKKVAAGARYIQTQPVYSIAVLDRLLAATEPFAIPVLVGILPLVSERNAEFLHNEVPGITLPDEIRGRMRGTSGAVGVAMGMRIARELIAAAHGRVGGFYLMPPFGRVELALELLEMIRAQAQVG is encoded by the coding sequence ATGAGTTTATTAAATTTTTCTCCTCGTAGTGTTGAATTCCTTGAACGGCTCAATACCCAGGTGATCGTCGGCGACGGCGCGATGGGGACATTGCTGTACAGTCGCGGTGTGCCGCTTGACGTTAATTTTGAACAACTTAACCTGCGCGATCCGCACCTGGTGCGGCGCGCCCACGAAGATTACCTGGCTGCCGGGGCGCAGCTTATCGAGACCAATACCTTTGGTGCCAACCGGCTGCGTCTGCTGGCCAGTGGCCTGGCGGAGCAGACCGTTGAAATCAATCGGGTCGGTGCTGCCCTGGCGCGTCAGGCGGCGGGAGAGCACCGTTTTGTTGCTGGTTCCGTCGGCCCGCTGCCGCGCCTGCGTGAGGATGATGACGAAACGGTTGGCGACCGTACGCAGGAGGTGCTGCGCGAGCAGATGACGGCTTTGGCTGACGGCGGCATCGATCTTTTTCTGCTGGAAACATTTGCCAAGCTTGAAGATCTTGAAACCGCGCTGGCGATTGCCCATGAACTTGGCTTGCCGGCGGTGGCGCAACTGGCGTTTCTTGAAGCGGGACGCACGCGCGACGGGGTGACAGCGACTGCCGCCGCACGCGCCTTGAGCGCTGCCGGAGCGGCGGTGATCGGGGCTAATTGTGGATCCGGCCCACAGGGGATCATCCGCGTGGTGGAGGATCTTGCGGCGGCGTGCACCTTGCCTTTGTCGGCTTTTCCAAACTCCGGTTTTCCGCAATATGTCGACGGTCGCAATATTTATCTGGCGACGCCCGAATATTTCGCGGCCCGCGGTCGTGATCTGGTCGCCCACGGCGTGGCCCTGATCGGCGGGTGTTGCGGCACAACCCCCGCGCATATTGCCGCCCTGGCCACTGCGGTTGCCGCGCTGACACCGCTGCGGACGCAGGTTGCGCGCCTGCCGGTAGAGCGGAGTGCGGCACCGGTTGCCGTTGCACCGGTTGAGCCCCGACGCAACTTTCTTGCGGCGTGGGGAGAGCGCCCCGTGGTGACGGTGGAGCTCGACCCGCCGCGCGGTCTCGATTGTCACAAGGTTCTTGCCGGCGCACAACTGCTCGCTGACGCAGGGGTTGATGCGATCAGTATTGCGGAAAATCCGCTGGCGCGGATTCGCCTTGGCAATATTGCTCTGGCGCGGGAAATTCAGCAGCGCTGCAAGGTCGAAACGATCGTCCATATCACCGGTCGCGACCGCAACCTGATTGGCCTGCACGCCGACCTGATGGGGGCACATCTGCTCGGTCTGCGCAATATTCTGGCGGTCACCGGTGATCCGGTTGCCGTCGGTGGCGAAGCAGGCGCAACCGGCGTTTTTGACCTCAATTCGGTCGGCTTGCTCGAATTACTCGCTGCGCTCAATAATGGCTGTGACCTGATGGGAAACACCCTTGGGGGGCGAACCAGTTTCCAGCCTGGCGCGGCGTTCAATCCCAATCCGGAAAATCTTGCCGGACAACTGCACAAGCTGAAGAAAAAAGTTGCCGCCGGAGCGCGTTACATCCAGACCCAGCCGGTCTATTCGATTGCAGTTCTCGACCGGTTGCTTGCTGCCACTGAACCGTTTGCTATTCCGGTGCTGGTTGGTATCTTGCCGCTGGTCAGCGAGCGCAATGCCGAGTTTCTGCATAATGAAGTGCCGGGAATCACCCTGCCTGACGAGATTCGCGGGCGGATGCGTGGAACGTCCGGTGCGGTCGGGGTCGCCATGGGGATGCGTATCGCGCGGGAGTTGATCGCTGCTGCGCACGGGCGCGTGGGCGGCTTCTATCTGATGCCGCCTTTCGGGCGGGTTGAGCTGGCACTGGAATTGTTGGAAATGATTCGTGCCCAGGCACAGGTTGGCTGA
- a CDS encoding AI-2E family transporter: MSSLPNSSSRKGFTRAQLIIFYLVMTLSLATGLSLYTSATNIINLLRTATAGLFLPVLLSLILTFLLDPPVRYFERKGFNRTLGIFFVYILIAIIATLLAFWLIPYLDGMWSSLKTDLPRYTGKITGLVNELQSYLINKAPYVTEYDLPGKAKALAQKIAADILIETPKSAMLIGSLMILVPLFSFFFLRDGHATIRKCVALTPNRHFEMAHDLSFLISRQLSEFIRGRIIEAFIVGLVVAIGLSMTDIRYAPLLGAFAGITNLIPYVGPIIGMVPGILIAFADLGVGGEFWWIVCVYILIAQIIVDSFILIPIFISRVSNLHPFIVIVAIIMGGKLSGVIGMIIGVPVASIIKIAVQSIMQYRHNFSLTRGEYEQE, translated from the coding sequence ATGAGTAGCCTACCGAACAGCAGCTCGCGCAAAGGGTTCACCCGCGCACAACTGATTATCTTTTATCTGGTCATGACGCTGTCACTGGCGACCGGCTTGTCGCTCTATACCTCGGCCACCAACATTATCAATTTGCTCAGGACCGCGACGGCGGGTCTCTTCCTGCCGGTCCTGTTGTCGCTCATCCTGACTTTTTTACTCGACCCACCGGTCCGTTACTTTGAACGCAAAGGCTTCAATCGCACCCTTGGCATATTCTTTGTCTACATACTGATTGCAATCATCGCAACGTTACTGGCATTCTGGCTGATTCCCTACCTCGACGGAATGTGGTCTTCACTCAAAACCGATCTTCCCCGCTACACCGGAAAAATTACCGGTCTGGTGAATGAACTGCAAAGCTATCTGATCAACAAGGCCCCCTACGTCACTGAATACGATCTGCCCGGAAAAGCCAAAGCATTGGCGCAGAAGATCGCTGCCGACATCCTGATTGAAACACCGAAATCGGCGATGCTCATCGGCAGTCTGATGATTCTGGTGCCACTCTTTTCGTTCTTTTTTTTACGCGACGGCCACGCCACCATCCGCAAATGCGTGGCGCTGACCCCCAACCGTCATTTTGAAATGGCGCACGACCTCTCGTTTCTGATCAGTCGTCAGCTCTCCGAGTTCATTCGCGGGCGGATCATCGAAGCCTTCATCGTCGGACTGGTCGTCGCTATTGGACTGAGTATGACCGATATCCGTTACGCCCCGCTCCTCGGCGCCTTCGCCGGCATCACCAATCTGATCCCCTACGTCGGCCCGATCATTGGCATGGTCCCCGGCATTCTGATCGCTTTTGCCGATCTCGGCGTCGGCGGCGAGTTCTGGTGGATTGTCTGCGTCTACATCCTCATCGCCCAGATCATTGTCGACAGCTTTATCCTCATCCCGATATTTATTTCGCGGGTTTCCAATCTGCACCCGTTCATCGTTATTGTTGCGATCATCATGGGGGGCAAATTGTCCGGCGTCATCGGCATGATTATCGGCGTGCCGGTCGCCAGTATCATCAAAATCGCCGTGCAGAGTATCATGCAGTACCGCCACAATTTCAGCTTGACGCGCGGCGAATACGAACAGGAATAG
- the uvrC gene encoding excinuclease ABC subunit UvrC, whose amino-acid sequence MDFQSSKYPAAPGVYLMRGSDGQVLYVGKAKRLRNRLRGYFSAAGDGRGHIRFLMARVATIDTIVTDTEKEALILENLLIKEHRPRYNIDLRDDKTYLSLRIDLNEEFPTVNLTRRVVNDGALYFGPYSSSGAIRSTLKTLRQVFPLRQHDLATCRRRGRPCLYFQLGQCSGPCHGKISVPDYRKLVDGVIALLGGRESEVLADLQRRMTRAAQELRYEDAGALRDQMRAINKSVEQQKVVIAAGGDRDVVGLHREGGEVEIALLCVRQGKLLDRRDFNLDWRLDEDELLSSFLREFYAREVVIPGEILLPFLPSDGATLGEWLSERRGHKVTLVAPQRGPRVELVRLAARNASEAQRERGSRRAARTTLLNDLAARFHLSAPPTRIECFDISTIQGSFTVGSMAVVINGEPEKSAYRHYRIRESGGADDFAALGEVLRRRLRRGIEEGVLPDLVLIDGGKGQLGAVVAVLEELALHGRVAVVGMAKSRVQANVRGKAVERSEERFFLPGRKNPVTLRQGSALLFLLERLRDEAHRFAITHHRQLRGKAALRSTLEDIPGVGAVRRKLLLKQFGSVKKIRAAQLAELLAVAGLPETTAREVFAFFHDQEAATEQQVRH is encoded by the coding sequence ATGGATTTTCAATCCAGCAAATACCCGGCAGCACCGGGGGTTTATCTGATGCGGGGCAGCGACGGGCAAGTGCTTTATGTCGGCAAGGCGAAGCGGCTGCGCAATCGTTTGCGGGGTTATTTTTCCGCGGCAGGCGACGGACGCGGCCATATTCGTTTTCTGATGGCGCGGGTTGCAACGATCGACACCATTGTGACCGATACCGAGAAAGAGGCGCTGATCCTTGAAAACCTCCTCATCAAGGAACATCGCCCGCGCTACAACATCGATCTGCGTGATGACAAAACCTACCTGTCGCTGCGCATCGACCTGAACGAGGAATTCCCCACGGTCAACCTGACCCGGCGGGTGGTTAATGACGGAGCGCTCTATTTTGGTCCGTATTCCTCTAGCGGGGCGATTCGCTCCACCCTGAAGACTCTGCGCCAGGTCTTTCCGCTGCGCCAGCATGATCTGGCGACCTGTCGACGGCGCGGGCGTCCCTGTCTTTATTTTCAACTCGGGCAGTGCAGTGGCCCCTGTCACGGCAAAATTTCTGTGCCGGATTACCGCAAGCTGGTCGACGGGGTGATCGCACTGCTCGGTGGTCGGGAAAGTGAAGTGCTGGCCGATTTACAGCGGCGGATGACGCGTGCCGCGCAGGAGCTGCGCTATGAGGATGCCGGGGCGTTGCGTGATCAGATGCGGGCGATCAACAAATCGGTTGAACAACAGAAGGTGGTGATTGCCGCTGGCGGTGATCGCGATGTGGTCGGACTGCATCGTGAAGGGGGGGAGGTGGAGATTGCGCTACTCTGTGTTCGTCAGGGAAAGTTGCTCGACCGGCGTGATTTTAATCTTGACTGGCGACTCGATGAGGATGAACTGCTCTCCTCCTTTCTGCGCGAATTCTACGCACGGGAGGTCGTGATTCCCGGCGAGATTTTGCTGCCCTTTCTCCCTTCCGACGGCGCCACACTGGGCGAATGGTTGTCGGAACGTCGCGGGCACAAGGTCACTCTTGTGGCCCCGCAACGTGGCCCGCGGGTCGAACTGGTGAGGCTGGCAGCGCGCAATGCCAGCGAGGCGCAGCGCGAACGCGGCAGTCGTCGCGCGGCACGTACCACGCTGCTGAACGATCTGGCGGCCCGTTTTCATCTCTCTGCGCCGCCAACGCGCATCGAGTGTTTTGATATCTCCACTATTCAGGGTAGTTTCACTGTTGGCAGCATGGCGGTGGTTATCAATGGTGAGCCGGAAAAAAGCGCCTATCGTCATTATCGCATCCGTGAGAGCGGTGGCGCCGATGATTTTGCCGCGCTTGGCGAGGTGTTGCGGCGGCGTTTGCGGCGCGGTATTGAAGAAGGTGTGCTCCCCGATCTGGTGTTGATCGACGGCGGCAAGGGGCAGCTCGGTGCGGTCGTTGCGGTGCTTGAAGAACTCGCCCTGCACGGGCGGGTGGCGGTGGTCGGGATGGCCAAGAGTCGGGTGCAGGCCAATGTGCGCGGCAAGGCGGTCGAACGGAGTGAGGAACGGTTTTTTCTCCCCGGCCGCAAAAACCCGGTCACGTTACGTCAGGGCTCAGCGTTGCTTTTTCTCCTCGAACGACTCCGCGATGAAGCTCACCGTTTTGCGATTACGCACCACCGCCAGTTGCGCGGCAAGGCGGCATTGCGATCAACGCTGGAGGATATCCCCGGCGTTGGCGCGGTACGCCGCAAGTTGTTGTTGAAACAGTTCGGCAGCGTCAAGAAAATCCGTGCGGCACAGCTGGCAGAGCTGCTGGCCGTGGCGGGGTTGCCGGAGACGACGGCGCGGGAGGTTTTTGCTTTTTTTCATGATCAGGAAGCTGCAACAGAACAACAAGTGCGTCATTAA
- a CDS encoding serine protease, with protein MPYSTIKIKRFPRLPMAVVVLVCALLLLFAPLVQATSIDHAWLSVSIDTLIHDELRWRPESVASLNRFFHQRAADFGDTLAERLRRMRPNLTFRLFPTAPDAALWQLRDNGKKNSLLIAVDIKFAYVPVAADDSPRLTARSSFWTALSEIPLFSLRSEATLSAVLFDDNGQRQSLFAELKIPLEEHVAGDFFASGKTAEKWDILTGLADKLLARLINRSSIELGRIPVELSSPREPTMAAFPFLARVNSAQGQGSAFVISRRGFALTSLHVVQDAEWLTLKWCNGNQLTAFVVERLPQYDLAVLSFPRRHEEPAEFGDDSGLTSASILNAIGFPGATPEVATARYLGQEKHQQTEIIIISAALEPGYSGGPLLDIQGRVVGMTISRDSSQPNTGHVIPATTLRKVIAPWRDFPRAPWARTQDAEFNGKIPPEETLQEHRESSSGRI; from the coding sequence ATGCCATATTCCACAATAAAAATAAAGCGCTTCCCCCGGCTGCCGATGGCGGTTGTCGTGCTGGTATGCGCCCTGTTGCTGCTCTTTGCCCCGCTCGTCCAGGCGACCAGCATCGACCACGCCTGGCTGAGTGTCAGCATCGACACGCTGATCCATGACGAGCTGCGCTGGCGACCGGAAAGCGTTGCCTCACTCAACCGTTTTTTCCATCAGCGCGCGGCGGATTTCGGTGATACGCTTGCCGAACGGCTGCGGCGTATGCGCCCGAACCTCACCTTCCGCCTGTTCCCGACGGCCCCGGATGCCGCGCTGTGGCAATTGCGTGACAACGGTAAAAAAAACAGCCTGCTGATTGCTGTCGACATCAAATTCGCCTACGTCCCGGTCGCGGCGGATGACAGCCCCCGGTTGACTGCCCGGAGCAGTTTCTGGACCGCGCTGTCTGAAATACCCCTCTTTTCCTTGCGTTCCGAAGCAACCTTGAGTGCGGTTCTTTTTGATGACAATGGTCAGCGACAATCATTATTCGCAGAGCTTAAAATACCTCTTGAAGAACACGTCGCTGGTGATTTTTTTGCATCGGGGAAAACCGCTGAAAAATGGGATATCCTGACCGGCCTGGCCGACAAACTTTTAGCGCGCCTCATTAACCGCAGTAGCATCGAATTGGGGCGCATTCCTGTCGAACTCAGCTCGCCCCGGGAACCGACGATGGCCGCATTCCCTTTTCTGGCGCGGGTCAATTCCGCTCAGGGGCAAGGCAGTGCTTTCGTTATTTCGCGCCGCGGCTTTGCGCTAACCAGCCTGCACGTGGTACAAGATGCCGAATGGTTGACGCTAAAGTGGTGTAACGGCAACCAGTTGACGGCCTTTGTCGTGGAACGACTCCCGCAATACGATCTGGCGGTCCTGTCTTTCCCGCGTCGGCATGAGGAACCCGCCGAATTCGGCGATGACAGTGGCCTTACGTCGGCCAGCATCCTGAACGCCATCGGTTTTCCCGGCGCAACCCCGGAGGTGGCCACCGCCCGCTATCTGGGGCAGGAAAAGCATCAGCAAACCGAAATTATCATTATCAGCGCCGCACTCGAACCGGGTTATTCCGGCGGACCGTTGCTCGATATTCAGGGACGTGTGGTTGGCATGACGATCAGCCGCGACAGCAGCCAACCGAACACCGGGCATGTCATTCCGGCAACGACGCTGCGCAAGGTGATCGCCCCCTGGCGCGATTTCCCCCGAGCCCCCTGGGCACGCACCCAGGACGCTGAATTCAATGGAAAAATCCCCCCGGAAGAAACCCTCCAGGAGCACCGGGAGTCATCCAGTGGAAGGATTTAA
- a CDS encoding YajQ family cyclic di-GMP-binding protein translates to MPSFDIVSKVNMQEVDNAVNQAIKEVEQRYDFKGTHNEIALGKDGLTILAADDYKLTAIKDILISKLVKRGVSTRCFDYGKEEPASMGAVRQKAALVQGISKEKAKEVIKEIKESKLKVQAQIMDDQVRVTGKKIDDLQEVIQLLKGKDLGIELQFENMRS, encoded by the coding sequence ATGCCCAGTTTCGACATTGTATCAAAAGTCAACATGCAGGAAGTCGACAACGCCGTCAATCAGGCGATCAAGGAAGTTGAACAGCGCTACGATTTTAAAGGCACGCACAATGAAATCGCCCTCGGCAAAGACGGACTGACGATCCTCGCTGCCGATGATTACAAACTGACCGCGATCAAGGATATCCTGATCAGTAAACTGGTCAAACGGGGCGTCTCGACACGCTGTTTTGACTACGGCAAGGAAGAACCCGCCTCGATGGGTGCGGTGCGTCAGAAGGCAGCGCTGGTACAGGGGATCAGCAAGGAAAAAGCAAAAGAGGTCATCAAAGAAATCAAGGAGAGCAAACTCAAGGTACAGGCGCAGATCATGGACGATCAGGTGCGCGTCACCGGCAAAAAGATCGACGATCTCCAGGAAGTGATTCAGCTGCTCAAGGGGAAAGATCTGGGCATTGAACTGCAATTTGAAAATATGCGTTCGTAA
- the rpe gene encoding ribulose-phosphate 3-epimerase — protein MVKIAPSILSADFSRLGEEIKAVEAAGADYIHIDVMDGHFVPNITIGPLIVSAARKVTRLPLDVHLMIANPDRYIPAFAEAGADIIVVHQEATAHLHRTVQLIKSCGKRAGVAINPATPVSTLEVILDDLDLVLVMTVNPGFGGQSFIPSGLEKITALRGEIDRRGRSIELEVDGGVKVDNIATIAAAGADVFVAGSAVFSADDYAAVIKALHDNGTRG, from the coding sequence ATGGTTAAAATTGCCCCGTCCATCCTGTCTGCCGATTTTTCCCGTCTCGGCGAAGAAATCAAGGCGGTTGAAGCCGCCGGTGCTGATTATATTCATATCGATGTCATGGACGGTCATTTCGTGCCGAACATCACTATCGGTCCGCTTATCGTCAGTGCCGCGCGCAAGGTGACCCGCCTGCCTCTGGATGTTCATCTGATGATCGCGAATCCTGATCGCTATATTCCTGCTTTTGCCGAAGCGGGCGCCGATATCATTGTCGTTCATCAGGAGGCGACGGCACATTTGCACCGCACCGTGCAGTTGATTAAAAGTTGCGGCAAGCGGGCGGGGGTAGCGATCAACCCGGCAACTCCGGTCAGCACGCTAGAGGTGATTCTTGACGATCTGGATCTGGTGTTGGTGATGACCGTGAATCCCGGCTTTGGTGGGCAAAGTTTCATTCCTTCCGGGCTGGAGAAGATTACCGCGCTGCGGGGTGAAATCGACCGGCGTGGTCGATCGATCGAGCTGGAAGTCGACGGCGGGGTCAAGGTCGACAATATCGCTACCATTGCGGCTGCCGGGGCGGATGTTTTTGTGGCCGGGAGTGCGGTGTTCAGTGCGGATGATTATGCCGCCGTGATAAAAGCGCTGCACGACAACGGCACAAGGGGTTAA
- a CDS encoding cyclic nucleotide-binding domain-containing protein — protein sequence MNPLWSNIFSKKKQEESLAFFLGTVPVFAELSPKELNQLERLMHARDYAPFETVFEQGDPGSGMYVIRSGKVQVFSRNINKEEEELAVLGPGDFFGETTLTAPAARTACVRTLEQSVLIGLFRADLLEMVQKQADIANKILMMLTRIMSERLLASNTEIIRLKTELETVNRHDE from the coding sequence TTGAACCCACTGTGGAGCAATATTTTCTCGAAAAAAAAGCAGGAAGAATCACTGGCTTTTTTTCTTGGCACTGTGCCGGTTTTCGCGGAACTGAGCCCCAAGGAGCTGAATCAGCTCGAACGGCTGATGCACGCCCGTGACTACGCCCCGTTTGAAACCGTTTTCGAGCAGGGCGATCCCGGCTCGGGCATGTACGTCATCCGCTCGGGAAAAGTGCAGGTTTTCTCACGCAATATCAACAAAGAGGAAGAGGAGCTGGCGGTCCTTGGGCCGGGCGATTTTTTCGGCGAAACGACCTTGACTGCTCCCGCCGCCCGCACCGCTTGCGTCCGAACCCTCGAACAAAGTGTACTGATCGGTCTGTTCCGTGCCGACCTGCTCGAAATGGTTCAGAAACAGGCCGACATCGCCAACAAGATCCTGATGATGCTCACCCGCATCATGAGTGAACGACTGCTCGCCTCGAATACCGAAATCATTCGGCTCAAAACCGAGCTTGAAACTGTGAACCGCCATGATGAGTAG
- a CDS encoding NUDIX domain-containing protein: MSIDVRAIRYCPRCTSANYTFLDDRRWRCAACDLVYYHNIAAACAVILTRGDQLLLTLRKSDPGAGLLDLPGGFVDPDESVEAAIIREVHEELGMVIDTPRYCASYQNRYYYREIEYRTLDLIFTASVPEDTVPVAADDVAEVVLVRPEDIDFEKIAFASIRQALQDFRGDKFRH, encoded by the coding sequence ATGAGCATCGATGTCCGTGCCATCCGTTACTGTCCGCGCTGCACCTCGGCAAACTACACGTTTCTCGATGACCGCCGCTGGCGCTGCGCGGCCTGTGACCTGGTCTACTACCACAATATCGCCGCCGCCTGCGCGGTCATCCTCACCCGCGGCGACCAACTTCTGCTGACCTTGCGCAAAAGCGATCCCGGCGCGGGACTGCTCGATCTTCCGGGCGGCTTTGTCGACCCCGACGAAAGCGTCGAGGCAGCGATCATCCGCGAAGTTCACGAAGAGCTCGGCATGGTCATCGATACCCCGCGTTATTGCGCCTCTTATCAGAATCGTTATTACTATCGTGAAATCGAATACCGCACCCTTGATTTGATCTTCACCGCCAGCGTGCCAGAAGACACCGTACCGGTTGCGGCGGACGATGTCGCAGAGGTTGTCCTGGTCAGGCCCGAGGATATCGATTTCGAGAAGATCGCTTTCGCGTCAATTCGGCAGGCATTGCAAGATTTTCGGGGAGATAAATTCCGTCATTAA